The Vibrio rhizosphaerae genome includes a region encoding these proteins:
- a CDS encoding oxidoreductase, with protein sequence MMSHPIKTAVIGYGYSAKTFHIPFLESLAEFEFCAISSRQHEAIAAQFPTVTCYDSAEKLIEQSDAELVIITAPNDVHFSLAKMALEHGKHVVVEKPFVTRAQDGETLIRIAQEQQLTLSVYHNRRWDHDFLTVKKLIADGKLGEVKWFESHFDRYRPEARERWRESADVEGSGILYDLAPHLIDQALELFGMPEAITAQCRSMRQVDGATDFFNVLLDYSDFLVQLHANPYSPGENLRYKILGTQAKYIKMGLDPQEERLKAGITALRPAETVIIAEGSLYTEEYLELIPTVQGGYEHYFVQLADSIRQGTPPPVTAEDALNAIRLIELAMESSNSGQTIKVNL encoded by the coding sequence ATGATGTCCCACCCCATTAAAACAGCCGTAATTGGCTACGGTTATTCAGCGAAAACGTTCCATATCCCGTTTCTTGAATCTTTAGCCGAGTTTGAGTTTTGTGCCATCAGCAGCCGACAACATGAGGCCATTGCAGCACAGTTTCCGACGGTAACCTGCTATGACAGTGCAGAAAAACTGATTGAGCAATCCGATGCTGAGCTGGTGATCATCACCGCCCCCAATGATGTACATTTCTCTCTGGCAAAAATGGCACTGGAACACGGTAAACATGTCGTGGTGGAAAAACCGTTTGTCACTCGTGCCCAAGACGGAGAAACGCTGATCCGTATCGCACAAGAACAGCAGCTGACGCTCAGTGTCTACCATAACCGCCGCTGGGATCACGATTTTCTCACGGTGAAAAAACTGATCGCTGACGGCAAGCTGGGCGAGGTGAAATGGTTTGAATCTCATTTTGACCGCTATCGTCCTGAAGCCAGAGAGCGCTGGCGTGAGTCGGCGGATGTCGAAGGCTCCGGCATTCTCTACGATCTCGCCCCTCACCTTATCGATCAGGCTCTGGAACTGTTCGGTATGCCAGAGGCAATCACCGCACAGTGCCGCTCAATGCGACAAGTTGACGGGGCGACGGATTTCTTCAACGTGTTATTAGACTATTCGGATTTTCTGGTACAACTTCATGCCAATCCATATAGTCCCGGTGAAAATCTACGCTATAAGATTTTGGGGACCCAAGCAAAATACATCAAAATGGGGCTTGATCCTCAGGAAGAGCGGCTCAAAGCAGGTATCACCGCACTCCGGCCAGCCGAAACGGTCATCATCGCCGAAGGGAGCCTCTATACCGAAGAATATCTTGAATTGATACCGACGGTACAAGGTGGCTATGAACACTATTTTGTTCAGTTAGCCGACTCGATTCGTCAGGGAACGCCACCACCGGTCACGGCTGAAGACGCGCTTAACGCGATTCGTCTGATAGAGCTGGCGATGGAGAGTAGCAACAGCGGGCAAACCATCAAAGTCAATTTGTAA
- a CDS encoding helix-turn-helix domain-containing protein — translation MSNDNIKTFSYLKGTAFTNNLKYQTQCKDYIELSNLLDIPKSTFSTWNAHGRTSHELIVRLHLSLGIPVKQLALPRDYPLKDLHPSLWESHEFMPQIQDQASFYQSQSETRQIYQHATVILQRFSLKHGALISIGESPYAAQRMHELQLKAASTIEVETTDAIYLVDQNMQDIVSGRYLMDIDGSILLHTAQRLPEQQMRIVFPDGAAVIDTHKVRILGRVVLMTQRS, via the coding sequence ATGTCAAATGACAATATTAAGACGTTTTCTTACCTTAAAGGAACGGCATTTACTAACAATTTAAAATACCAAACTCAGTGCAAAGATTACATCGAATTATCCAATTTACTGGATATTCCAAAATCAACTTTTAGTACCTGGAATGCGCATGGCCGAACCTCTCATGAATTGATTGTCCGCTTGCATCTTTCATTGGGAATTCCCGTCAAGCAACTCGCTTTACCAAGAGATTATCCACTCAAAGATTTGCATCCTTCCTTATGGGAAAGTCATGAATTTATGCCGCAAATTCAGGATCAGGCCAGCTTTTACCAATCTCAGTCAGAAACTCGCCAGATTTATCAGCACGCAACAGTTATTCTTCAGCGCTTCAGTCTCAAACATGGGGCGTTAATTAGTATCGGAGAGTCACCCTATGCCGCCCAAAGAATGCATGAGCTGCAACTGAAAGCGGCCTCCACGATCGAAGTCGAGACCACCGATGCAATCTATCTGGTTGATCAAAATATGCAGGATATCGTTTCCGGCCGCTATCTGATGGATATCGACGGCAGCATATTGCTGCACACCGCGCAACGCTTACCGGAACAACAAATGCGGATCGTATTTCCGGACGGCGCTGCTGTCATTGATACGCATAAAGTCCGGATTCTCGGACGCGTCGTTCTCATGACACAACGGTCTTAA
- a CDS encoding NAD(P)-dependent alcohol dehydrogenase, whose translation MKTVGYAAYNQGATLKPYAFERRELRENDVAIEILYCGVCHSDLHSVRNDWGGSTYPLVPGHEIIGRVTAVGSDVSRYKVGDTVGVGCMVDSCQHCDQCEAGEEQFCREGMTPTYCGQDRHTHEPTQGGYSRHVVVREEFVLSIPQSLDLSRVAPLLCAGITTYSPLKAWDVKAGTRVAVLGLGGLGHMAVKLAVAMGAVVTVVGRTDAKLEDAKALGAQHYLISSDEAAMAQAQSSFDLIIDTIPVKHDVTGYIPLMDVNGTLVIVGQVGLLDEPSTVPMIFGRRRIAGSLIGGIPETQEMLDFCGEHNVLPECEMIRMDEINAAYERMERSDVRYRFVIDMATMPESA comes from the coding sequence ATGAAAACAGTTGGCTACGCAGCATACAATCAGGGTGCGACTTTGAAACCGTATGCCTTTGAACGCCGGGAACTGAGAGAGAATGATGTTGCCATCGAGATTCTCTACTGCGGTGTTTGCCATTCGGATCTGCATTCGGTTCGTAATGATTGGGGTGGCTCAACGTATCCGCTGGTTCCGGGACACGAAATCATTGGACGAGTGACGGCCGTCGGGTCAGATGTATCGCGTTATAAAGTTGGTGATACGGTTGGTGTCGGCTGTATGGTTGATTCCTGCCAGCACTGTGATCAGTGTGAAGCCGGTGAAGAGCAGTTCTGTCGTGAAGGGATGACGCCAACCTATTGTGGTCAGGACCGTCATACTCACGAACCGACACAGGGTGGCTATTCACGTCATGTGGTTGTCCGGGAAGAATTTGTACTGTCCATTCCACAATCGTTGGATCTGTCCCGTGTTGCTCCCCTGTTATGTGCCGGTATCACGACTTACTCACCTCTGAAAGCCTGGGATGTCAAAGCCGGGACAAGAGTTGCAGTGTTGGGTTTAGGGGGTTTGGGTCATATGGCGGTGAAACTTGCCGTTGCTATGGGCGCGGTGGTGACCGTCGTTGGTCGTACGGATGCGAAGCTTGAAGATGCGAAAGCCTTAGGTGCACAGCATTATTTGATCTCTTCAGATGAAGCAGCGATGGCGCAAGCGCAGTCCAGCTTTGATCTGATCATTGATACGATTCCGGTCAAGCATGATGTCACCGGTTATATCCCGTTGATGGATGTAAATGGCACACTGGTCATCGTCGGTCAGGTGGGTCTGTTGGACGAACCATCCACGGTTCCGATGATTTTTGGTCGTCGTCGCATCGCTGGTTCGTTGATTGGCGGGATTCCGGAAACACAAGAAATGCTGGATTTCTGTGGTGAACATAATGTTTTGCCTGAGTGTGAAATGATTCGCATGGATGAAATCAATGCAGCATATGAGCGCATGGAACGCTCCGACGTCCGCTACCGTTTCGTCATTGATATGGCAACGATGCCTGAGAGCGCATAA
- a CDS encoding SDR family NAD(P)-dependent oxidoreductase, which yields MNKKHALVTGASSGIGLAIATTLLEDHWQVTGVSRSQPAIDHPDFTSIQADLMDSTQLIHHLQAVTAVDAFIHAAGKMTASPLGRLDLQESQTLWHLHVHVAELLANTLVTQMTTGGRIVLIGSRTSRGVAGRSQYVATKSAMIGMVRSWAAELAPRGITANIIAPGATETPMLKDPERQQSPPKLPPIGRYIQPQEIAEYVKFIVSPQADAITGQELVICGGASLA from the coding sequence ATGAATAAAAAACATGCACTGGTCACCGGAGCCAGTTCCGGGATTGGACTGGCGATTGCAACCACATTACTTGAGGATCACTGGCAGGTCACCGGAGTGAGCCGGAGCCAGCCAGCAATTGATCATCCCGATTTTACATCGATTCAAGCCGATCTGATGGATAGCACGCAATTGATACATCATCTGCAAGCGGTCACAGCGGTTGATGCTTTCATTCATGCCGCAGGAAAAATGACCGCCTCGCCACTGGGCCGGCTCGACTTGCAGGAAAGCCAGACCTTGTGGCATCTGCATGTCCATGTGGCAGAGTTGCTCGCCAACACACTGGTCACCCAGATGACAACCGGCGGGCGGATTGTCCTGATTGGCAGCCGGACATCCCGCGGGGTTGCCGGTCGCTCGCAGTATGTTGCAACCAAATCAGCCATGATCGGGATGGTACGTAGTTGGGCAGCGGAACTCGCCCCACGGGGGATTACGGCCAATATTATCGCCCCGGGCGCCACAGAAACACCGATGCTCAAGGATCCGGAACGGCAACAGTCTCCACCGAAACTGCCACCGATAGGGCGCTATATCCAGCCTCAAGAAATCGCCGAATACGTCAAATTTATTGTGTCACCACAGGCGGACGCGATTACCGGACAAGAGTTGGTGATCTGTGGCGGTGCCTCTTTAGCGTAA
- a CDS encoding YhcH/YjgK/YiaL family protein: protein MISGNLTQLKTAGLPAVFSAILHHPACTLAQLQQAPDGRLQPEQHAWFCTIGDAYSAPRPTRHTEYHRQYADIQVVLSGEEIIHYDLTDVSACQAEERRPDLFILAQPELRQHLHLREGDFVVFMPGEPHQALCAVNEPACVRKAVFKVPAHLLETE, encoded by the coding sequence ATGATTAGCGGTAATCTTACGCAACTGAAAACCGCCGGTTTACCTGCGGTTTTCAGTGCCATTCTTCATCATCCGGCTTGTACGCTGGCGCAGTTACAGCAAGCGCCCGATGGCCGGTTGCAACCCGAGCAACACGCGTGGTTCTGTACTATCGGAGATGCTTACTCCGCGCCACGCCCGACTCGCCATACGGAATACCATCGCCAGTATGCTGATATTCAGGTGGTGCTCTCAGGAGAAGAAATCATCCATTACGATTTGACAGATGTCAGCGCCTGTCAGGCGGAAGAACGCCGACCTGATCTGTTTATCCTCGCCCAGCCCGAGTTGCGCCAGCATCTGCATTTACGTGAGGGAGACTTTGTGGTTTTCATGCCCGGAGAGCCTCATCAGGCGCTGTGTGCCGTCAATGAGCCGGCTTGTGTCCGAAAAGCGGTATTTAAAGTACCTGCGCATTTGCTGGAGACAGAATGA
- a CDS encoding sialidase family protein: MSQECVSVNKDGVLTVAAEQPTCMTAMLPSDYPQNHAANLLCLPNGDLLCAWFAGTQEGVADISILCARLQAGSNRWDAPVRLSDDPTRSEQNPVLFLDPKGTLWLLWTAQVSGNQDTAIVRYRQSQDGGISWGEIATLIDDPGTFIRQPIVVLPSGRWLLPVFYCTVPAGEKWVGHYDTSGVHISDDEGKTWRKVDVPDSLGCVHMCITPLHDGRLIALFRSRWADAIYQSFSDDEGLTWCPPVATALPNNNSSIQVTTLHNGDLALVYNPMSAAGATERRRSLYDEIEDDSGAQEPEMGTGRSAFWGAPRAPMSLAISKDNGQSWQTICHLDEGDGYCMTNNSQQRLNREFSYPTVTQGPDGALHIAYTYFRQAIKYVRYPVTDNHA, translated from the coding sequence ATGAGCCAAGAGTGTGTCTCAGTCAACAAGGATGGCGTCCTCACTGTCGCCGCCGAACAACCCACCTGCATGACGGCAATGCTGCCTTCCGATTATCCGCAGAATCATGCAGCCAATCTTCTGTGTCTGCCCAACGGGGACTTACTGTGTGCCTGGTTTGCCGGTACTCAGGAAGGCGTCGCCGATATATCCATCCTGTGTGCCCGGCTTCAGGCCGGCAGCAATCGCTGGGATGCCCCGGTCCGCCTCTCCGATGATCCGACCCGATCGGAACAAAACCCGGTCTTGTTTCTTGATCCCAAAGGAACGTTATGGCTGTTATGGACCGCACAGGTCTCCGGGAATCAGGATACCGCGATTGTCCGCTACCGCCAGTCACAGGACGGCGGGATCAGCTGGGGAGAGATCGCAACCCTGATCGATGACCCCGGCACATTTATCCGCCAGCCGATTGTGGTACTGCCCAGTGGCAGATGGCTCTTACCGGTTTTCTACTGTACCGTCCCCGCCGGAGAAAAGTGGGTCGGTCATTATGATACCAGTGGTGTTCACATTTCCGACGATGAGGGAAAAACCTGGCGCAAGGTGGATGTCCCTGACAGCTTAGGCTGTGTCCACATGTGTATTACCCCGCTACACGACGGTCGCTTGATTGCATTATTCCGCAGTCGCTGGGCGGATGCTATCTACCAGAGTTTTTCTGACGATGAGGGTCTCACATGGTGTCCACCGGTCGCCACGGCGCTACCCAATAACAACTCATCCATTCAGGTCACCACCTTACACAATGGTGATCTCGCTTTGGTTTATAACCCAATGAGCGCAGCCGGTGCCACCGAGCGCAGACGTTCACTCTACGATGAAATTGAAGATGACAGCGGTGCCCAAGAGCCGGAAATGGGTACCGGACGTTCCGCATTCTGGGGCGCGCCGCGGGCGCCGATGTCGCTGGCCATTTCCAAAGACAATGGCCAAAGCTGGCAAACGATTTGTCATCTGGATGAAGGCGACGGTTACTGTATGACCAATAATTCTCAGCAGCGACTCAACCGGGAATTTTCATACCCCACCGTCACGCAGGGCCCGGACGGTGCATTGCATATTGCCTATACCTATTTCCGACAAGCGATCAAGTACGTCCGTTATCCGGTGACAGACAATCACGCCTGA
- a CDS encoding TRAP transporter permease → MTYNHVLNSVRAILAIAYILFLLNQFFAPVSPLTAATVHVYMATALVICFQPLELKNPHLRWPGRVFDMCCIAIALSVVWHYYVSIPRLESRLEMIDDVLWSDKYAFIAGGLVLFEAVRRSVGFSLLSVVLIFVAYGFLGPYFPGWTAFEGFSLDTMTELISMQADGLFGITASTAINFVFFFILFGSVFTMTGGGSVFIDLAMMATAPLKGGAAKMSLLGSALFGMVSGSAVANTTSTGVLTIPIMKRSGYTKEQAAATEAIASTGGQLMPPIMGIAAFVMADMLGVPYTEIAAAGIIPAAAFYFALFVIIDLRARKSGVGNISKADLKFEPLGPRMHLLISPLFLVVALVAGYSAPYAAFVGSVVALLAPLLRKSTRYSYKILFPMLMDTAKQMSWVSVPLASVGIIMVLATQSNLAFKFVGILSEVGSNNLYLSLIMVIIGCIIMGMGLPTVAAYIIGSIIFAPAIIDMGVDRLAANMFIMYYCVLSMVTPPVALCAYAASAIGKSDSSKTGFIAFSYALVIFLVPFSFISDPVVLWQGSWYMILIAFTGMLAATFCWAVFLQGWLKKDLNLLERLGFLIASIGLVLDTSASPLWFLFLAMAAALIIWCWKASGRCMSGIKTA, encoded by the coding sequence ATGACGTATAACCATGTTCTCAATTCTGTTCGGGCGATTCTTGCAATCGCCTACATTCTGTTTCTGCTGAACCAGTTCTTTGCGCCGGTATCCCCGCTCACCGCAGCAACCGTCCATGTTTATATGGCCACTGCACTGGTGATTTGCTTTCAGCCGCTTGAACTGAAAAATCCTCACTTACGCTGGCCGGGAAGGGTGTTCGATATGTGTTGTATCGCCATCGCCCTGTCGGTGGTCTGGCACTACTATGTTTCGATTCCGAGGTTAGAAAGCCGATTGGAAATGATCGATGACGTGCTGTGGTCAGATAAATATGCATTCATTGCCGGCGGACTGGTGCTGTTTGAGGCTGTCAGACGTTCGGTCGGTTTCTCACTGCTCTCCGTCGTGCTGATTTTTGTCGCTTACGGATTTCTCGGCCCCTACTTTCCGGGATGGACCGCTTTTGAGGGGTTTTCTCTCGATACGATGACGGAATTAATCAGTATGCAGGCCGACGGTCTGTTTGGGATTACCGCCAGTACCGCGATCAACTTTGTGTTCTTTTTCATTCTGTTCGGCAGTGTGTTCACCATGACCGGCGGTGGTAGTGTGTTTATCGATCTGGCCATGATGGCCACCGCACCGCTGAAAGGCGGCGCGGCGAAAATGTCACTCTTGGGCTCTGCCCTGTTCGGCATGGTCAGCGGCTCCGCCGTCGCCAATACAACCTCAACCGGGGTGCTGACTATCCCGATCATGAAACGCTCCGGCTATACCAAAGAGCAGGCCGCCGCAACTGAAGCCATTGCTTCAACCGGCGGGCAACTGATGCCCCCCATCATGGGGATTGCAGCCTTTGTGATGGCGGACATGCTCGGGGTTCCTTATACCGAAATTGCCGCCGCAGGAATTATTCCGGCCGCTGCGTTCTACTTTGCGCTGTTTGTCATTATCGACTTAAGAGCCAGAAAATCAGGCGTGGGAAATATCTCCAAAGCCGACCTGAAATTTGAACCGCTTGGCCCCCGGATGCATCTGCTGATTTCACCACTGTTTCTGGTTGTTGCGCTGGTTGCCGGATACTCCGCACCATACGCTGCATTTGTCGGTTCAGTGGTGGCACTCCTTGCCCCCTTACTGAGAAAAAGCACCCGTTACAGTTATAAAATCCTGTTCCCGATGCTGATGGATACCGCCAAACAGATGTCATGGGTCTCCGTGCCACTGGCGTCGGTCGGTATCATTATGGTGTTAGCAACACAGTCAAATCTGGCGTTTAAATTTGTCGGTATTCTGAGTGAAGTCGGCAGCAACAATCTGTACCTATCGCTGATTATGGTGATTATCGGTTGCATCATCATGGGCATGGGTCTGCCAACGGTTGCCGCCTATATCATCGGATCGATTATCTTCGCCCCAGCCATTATTGATATGGGTGTTGACCGGCTGGCAGCCAACATGTTCATCATGTATTACTGCGTCCTGTCGATGGTAACACCGCCGGTAGCCCTCTGCGCCTATGCCGCCTCAGCGATCGGTAAAAGTGATTCCTCGAAAACCGGGTTTATTGCTTTCTCCTATGCATTGGTGATCTTTTTGGTGCCGTTTAGTTTTATCTCGGATCCGGTCGTCTTATGGCAAGGGAGCTGGTACATGATTCTCATCGCTTTTACCGGCATGTTAGCCGCAACCTTCTGTTGGGCCGTGTTCTTACAAGGGTGGCTGAAAAAGGACCTGAATCTGCTGGAGCGGCTGGGTTTTCTGATCGCCAGTATCGGTCTGGTACTGGACACCTCAGCCTCCCCGCTGTGGTTCCTGTTTCTGGCCATGGCAGCCGCTTTGATTATTTGGTGCTGGAAAGCATCAGGCCGATGTATGAGCGGTATTAAAACCGCCTAA
- a CDS encoding TAXI family TRAP transporter solute-binding subunit, translated as MLNNKLKKAAKIMTLSTLLVTGLSHAATSTIISQPPGNGWYTYGTTFSQLIPKATHNEYKIKLIPRGGGMTNPVVVNQGKADFGFTTSNATVWARDGLTDIYKGKKNQNLRIVLDDVQQAYTITIARKSWVEETGNDTLEKIIHADHVRIAMKPTGSQVPIIADYIFRSLGTDLKTLKDEGKVVQMGSGQAAQMMRDNAIDVYIDNVPAMHPNLTEMTLTNDVVYIPYSDKVLKDLAKVGLPTGTMPAGTYDGQSKDYITPVSATVFITNANVDEKTVYNVTKALVENQQEIKHTHSPLKFWHPENIGQHAELVSLHPGAAKYYREKGWLK; from the coding sequence ATGTTGAATAATAAGTTAAAAAAAGCTGCCAAAATAATGACTTTATCAACGCTGCTGGTGACAGGATTGTCTCATGCGGCAACATCGACAATTATTTCTCAACCACCGGGAAATGGCTGGTACACCTACGGTACGACCTTTTCTCAGCTCATTCCGAAAGCGACCCATAATGAATACAAAATCAAACTGATCCCCCGGGGGGGCGGTATGACCAATCCGGTGGTGGTCAATCAGGGAAAAGCCGACTTCGGCTTCACCACCTCCAATGCAACTGTGTGGGCCAGAGACGGCCTGACCGATATCTATAAAGGCAAGAAAAATCAGAACCTCAGAATTGTTCTGGACGACGTACAGCAGGCGTACACCATCACGATTGCACGCAAATCCTGGGTCGAAGAAACTGGCAATGATACGCTTGAAAAAATCATTCACGCCGACCATGTCCGCATCGCCATGAAACCGACCGGCTCTCAGGTTCCCATTATTGCTGATTACATTTTCCGGTCACTCGGCACCGATCTCAAAACCCTCAAAGATGAAGGCAAAGTTGTGCAGATGGGCAGTGGTCAGGCGGCGCAAATGATGCGTGACAATGCCATTGATGTGTATATCGATAACGTCCCGGCCATGCACCCCAACCTGACGGAAATGACCCTCACCAACGATGTGGTTTATATCCCTTACAGTGACAAAGTGCTCAAGGATCTGGCTAAAGTCGGATTACCCACCGGAACCATGCCAGCCGGTACTTATGACGGTCAGAGCAAAGACTATATTACCCCGGTCAGTGCGACGGTGTTTATCACCAATGCCAACGTAGACGAAAAGACCGTGTATAACGTCACGAAAGCGTTGGTCGAGAATCAGCAAGAAATCAAGCATACCCATTCGCCGTTAAAGTTCTGGCATCCGGAAAATATCGGCCAACATGCGGAACTGGTCAGCCTGCATCCGGGCGCAGCAAAATACTATCGCGAGAAGGGCTGGCTGAAATAA
- a CDS encoding dihydrodipicolinate synthase family protein codes for MSEALRGPYAAIVTPFDQRGELNETELKNQVERQIQAGNNIFCNGTNGEFFVLSDAEKRRVTEICLAHAAGRVNVVSHIGELTLQQTLAHGRAIQDSGVQAVSVITPWFCALRDQELIDYFTAIADQLTIPVYLYNIPARTGNTISPAVADQLAMHPNIYGIKDSAGSHDSLSGFLDVAQHHDQFDVMTGPDSLILTGYQHGAVGCVSGIANIVPDLVNQVYQGWVNHDLASATKAQEVINDLRSNLYPIAFAPAVVKQTLNLLGEPVGDSRYPVHFSQTDIAQIQNMIKQRIL; via the coding sequence ATGAGCGAAGCACTGAGAGGACCCTATGCGGCAATTGTCACTCCGTTTGATCAACGGGGAGAACTCAACGAAACCGAATTAAAAAATCAGGTTGAACGGCAAATTCAAGCGGGTAACAACATCTTCTGTAACGGTACCAATGGGGAATTTTTTGTCCTCAGTGATGCGGAAAAACGGCGTGTTACCGAAATCTGTTTAGCACACGCTGCCGGACGGGTGAATGTTGTCAGCCATATCGGAGAGTTGACCCTGCAACAAACACTGGCTCATGGGCGGGCGATTCAGGATTCAGGCGTACAAGCGGTTTCGGTGATTACCCCTTGGTTCTGCGCCTTGCGTGATCAGGAATTGATCGACTATTTCACGGCCATTGCGGATCAATTAACCATCCCGGTCTACCTCTACAATATTCCGGCCCGGACCGGCAACACGATTTCACCGGCGGTGGCCGATCAGCTTGCGATGCATCCCAACATCTACGGGATTAAAGACAGTGCCGGTAGTCATGACAGTTTGTCCGGATTTTTGGACGTCGCTCAACACCATGACCAGTTTGATGTCATGACAGGCCCGGATTCACTGATCCTGACCGGTTACCAGCATGGTGCCGTCGGTTGTGTCTCCGGGATTGCCAACATCGTTCCCGATTTGGTCAATCAGGTTTATCAGGGCTGGGTCAATCATGACCTCGCTTCCGCAACCAAAGCTCAGGAGGTAATCAACGATCTAAGAAGTAACTTATATCCCATTGCATTCGCGCCGGCGGTCGTCAAACAAACGTTAAATCTGCTCGGTGAGCCTGTCGGTGACAGCCGCTACCCGGTGCACTTTAGTCAAACGGATATTGCACAGATTCAGAACATGATTAAACAACGAATCTTATGA
- a CDS encoding iron-containing alcohol dehydrogenase, with protein MHIFTTVLSGEIDQILDITRSHQDILLATDANVSALPQVRQLIEQLSANCERLTLIDDLPAEPREADVLQLIRQLPQTISCVVGIGGGSVLDVSKLIAVFAKTQDSARVEQFTRLLAGEKPLERSALVLIPTTAGTGAEATPNAIVAIPDKATKVGIIAPILLPDYVLLAPALTTSMPAHITASTSVDALCHLIECFTASVSNPVGDNYAMIGMQKFFTHIEQVITSPDDLGVRLNLLWASYFGGASIFHAGTHLVHALSYPLGGKYRIPHGLANSLLLVPCMKFICDPCQEKLAQVYALLPDADPALTVGQKAHALIDYLESMVNQLGLPTRLKDIGIESAQLPELARNAMAVTRLINNSPVPITEQQVLAIYHSIYE; from the coding sequence ATGCACATTTTCACGACCGTGCTGAGTGGTGAGATCGACCAAATCTTAGACATCACTCGCTCACATCAGGACATTCTGCTGGCGACCGACGCCAACGTCAGCGCACTGCCTCAGGTCAGACAATTGATTGAACAGCTCAGTGCAAACTGCGAACGTCTGACGCTGATTGACGATTTACCGGCGGAACCGAGAGAAGCAGATGTTTTACAGTTAATCCGGCAGCTACCGCAAACCATCAGTTGTGTGGTTGGCATCGGGGGCGGCAGTGTCTTAGACGTCAGTAAACTGATTGCCGTATTCGCGAAAACCCAAGATTCAGCGCGCGTCGAGCAGTTTACCCGACTCTTGGCCGGTGAAAAGCCGCTCGAACGCTCAGCCTTAGTTTTGATCCCAACCACTGCGGGAACCGGGGCAGAAGCCACGCCGAATGCCATTGTGGCGATTCCCGACAAAGCAACCAAAGTGGGAATTATTGCGCCGATTCTGTTACCGGATTATGTGTTACTGGCCCCGGCTCTGACCACATCAATGCCCGCGCATATTACGGCCTCTACCTCCGTCGATGCATTGTGTCACCTGATTGAATGCTTTACGGCCAGTGTCTCCAACCCGGTCGGTGACAACTACGCCATGATTGGTATGCAGAAATTCTTTACCCATATCGAACAAGTCATCACCTCCCCCGACGATCTCGGGGTCCGGCTCAATCTGCTGTGGGCTTCTTATTTTGGCGGAGCATCCATTTTTCACGCCGGCACCCATCTGGTCCATGCCCTCTCTTACCCGCTGGGCGGCAAATACCGGATTCCGCACGGACTCGCCAACTCACTGCTGCTGGTGCCCTGTATGAAATTCATCTGCGACCCCTGCCAAGAGAAACTGGCGCAGGTTTACGCATTGCTGCCGGATGCCGATCCAGCGCTGACCGTGGGCCAAAAAGCCCATGCTCTGATTGACTATCTGGAAAGTATGGTCAACCAACTCGGGTTGCCGACCCGTCTGAAAGACATTGGGATCGAATCAGCACAATTACCCGAGCTGGCCCGCAATGCGATGGCAGTCACCCGGCTGATCAACAACTCACCCGTGCCAATCACAGAACAGCAAGTTTTGGCGATTTATCACAGCATCTACGAATAA